One segment of Dermochelys coriacea isolate rDerCor1 chromosome 27, rDerCor1.pri.v4, whole genome shotgun sequence DNA contains the following:
- the C27H17orf98 gene encoding uncharacterized protein C17orf98 homolog isoform X1, producing MERLGGGSQPCRAAGPAPVGLCPPPPAGDDGRCLQRQKGFILDGVAVDTLAGSYTHIPPKLWSALPPYNAQLDGHAASYFASPAVKSLLKNTEQHQGGTSRDGWIVDYFHIYGPGQRYLNRRNWAGAGHSSEQVGGHYSFLADVKPMKGYNGRFGYRRNTPDLRVNSSCFGEVTLFPLH from the exons ATGGAGCGACTCGGGGGGGGGAGCCAGCCTTGCCGTGCAGCGGGTCCCGCTCCTGTGGggctgtgcccccctcccccggcaggGGATGATGG GAGGTGTCTGCAGAGGCAGAAGGGCTTTATCCTGGACGGGGTGGCCGTGGACACGCTGGCTGGCAGCTACACGCACATCCCGCCCAAGCTGTGGTCCGCCTTGCCCCCTTACAACGCCCAGCTGGATGGCCACGCCGCAAGCTACTTCGCATCCCCCGCTGTCAAGTCCCTGCTGAAGAACACGGAGCAG CACCAAGGTGGTACATCCAGGGATGGTTGGATAGTGGATTATTTCCACATctatgggccagggcagaggtACCTGAACAGAAGGAATTGGGCAGGTGCAG GCCACTCTTCTGAGCAGGTGGGCGGCCACTACAGCTTCCTGGCAGACGTGAAGCCCATGAAGGGCTACAATGGGCGCTTCGGCTACCGTCGCAACACCCCAGACCTGCGGGTGAATTCGTCCTGCTTCGGCGAAGTCACTTTGTTCCCGCTCCACTGA
- the C27H17orf98 gene encoding uncharacterized protein C17orf98 homolog isoform X2, protein MACLSRRCLQRQKGFILDGVAVDTLAGSYTHIPPKLWSALPPYNAQLDGHAASYFASPAVKSLLKNTEQHQGGTSRDGWIVDYFHIYGPGQRYLNRRNWAGAGHSSEQVGGHYSFLADVKPMKGYNGRFGYRRNTPDLRVNSSCFGEVTLFPLH, encoded by the exons ATGGCTTGTCTCAGCAGGAGGTGTCTGCAGAGGCAGAAGGGCTTTATCCTGGACGGGGTGGCCGTGGACACGCTGGCTGGCAGCTACACGCACATCCCGCCCAAGCTGTGGTCCGCCTTGCCCCCTTACAACGCCCAGCTGGATGGCCACGCCGCAAGCTACTTCGCATCCCCCGCTGTCAAGTCCCTGCTGAAGAACACGGAGCAG CACCAAGGTGGTACATCCAGGGATGGTTGGATAGTGGATTATTTCCACATctatgggccagggcagaggtACCTGAACAGAAGGAATTGGGCAGGTGCAG GCCACTCTTCTGAGCAGGTGGGCGGCCACTACAGCTTCCTGGCAGACGTGAAGCCCATGAAGGGCTACAATGGGCGCTTCGGCTACCGTCGCAACACCCCAGACCTGCGGGTGAATTCGTCCTGCTTCGGCGAAGTCACTTTGTTCCCGCTCCACTGA
- the CWC25 gene encoding pre-mRNA-splicing factor CWC25 homolog, whose protein sequence is MGGGDLNLKKSWHPQTLRNVEKVWKAEQKHEAERKKIEELQRELREERAREEMQRYAEDVGAVKKKEEKLDWMYQGPGGMVNREEYLMGRPVDKYVFEKMEDKEAGCSTETGLLPGSIFAPTGANSVLDMASKIREDPLFMIRKREEEKKREVLNNPVKMKKIKELLQSSLEKKEKKKKKEKKKKHKKRRHQSSSSESTSGDDEQSRARSKKMDSSWEPVHPKVPGYGLQSRDPDHNHRPRRSPAAGQERATHKHRDRARSRSQSGSPKRDTVKKSTGEEESEHRRSRSLPRHGEQYSTRVDRKEKERTRSPSPKKGYRRQHTSGYTRKISAEELERKRQEMLENAKWREEERANNVRRHRKEEERERELEKLSSRDGKFLHHIKLESASTSSVEDRVKRNIHSIQRTPAALEKHFMQR, encoded by the exons ATGGGGGGCGGAGACCTG AATCTGAAGAAGAGCTGGCATCCCCAGACTCTGCGCAATGTGGAGAAAGTGTGGAAGGCAGAGCAGAAACATGAAGCCGAGCGGAAGAAGATTGAGGAGCTGCAGCGGGAGCTGCGGGAGGAGCGAGCCCGGGAGGAAATGCAGCGCTATGCGGAAGATGTGGGAGCAGTCAA GAAAAAAGAAGAGAAGTTGGACTGGATGTACCAGGGTCCCGGGGGTATGGTGAACAGAGAAGAATATCTGATGGGCCGCCCTGTGGACAAATACGTCTTTGAGAAGATGGAAGACAAAGAGGCAGGTTGTTCCACTGAAACAGGACTTCTCCCAGGCTCCATTTTTGCCCCCACAGGTGCCAATTCTGTCCTAGACATGGCAAGCAAAATCCGGGAGGATCCACTTTTCATGATAAG gaaaagagaggaagagaaaaaaagagaagttttGAATAATCctgtaaaaatgaagaaaatcaaaGAACTG TTGCAAAGCAGcttggaaaaaaaggaaaagaagaagaagaaggagaagaaaaagaagcacAAGAAACGCAGACATCAAAGTTCTAGCAGTGAAAGCACCAGCGGGGATGATGAGCAAAGCAGAGCGAG ATCCAAGAAGATGGATAGTTCTTGGGAACCTGTTCATCCCAAAGTCCCAGGGTACGGCTTACAG AGTAGAGACCCTGACCACAATCACAGGCCTCGGCGCTctccagctgctggccaggaaagAGCCACCCACAAACACCGAGACCGCGCTAGATCAAGGAGCCAGTCCGGGTCTCCTAAGAGAGACACTGTCAAGAAGAGTACAGGGGAGGAAGAGTCTGAGCACAGGAGGTCAAGATCTCTGCCTAGGCATGGTGAACA GTACAGCACCAGGGTggacaggaaagaaaaggaaaggactAGGAGCCCTTCCCCTAAAAAAGGATACCGACGACAGCATACTTCAGGGTATACTAG AAAGATCTCCGCCGAGGAGCTAGAGCGTAAGCGTCAGGAAATGTTGGAAAACGCCAAGTGGCGGGAAGAGGAGAGAGCAAACAATGTCAGGAGACACCGAAAGGAGGAGGAGCGGGAACGAGAACTGGAGAAACTCAGCTCCCGAGATGGGAAATTCCTACA CCATATAAAACTGGAGAGCGCGTCCACTTCCTCTGTGGAGGATCGGGTCAAACGCAACATCCACTCTATCCAGAGAACACCAGCTGCCCTGGAAAAACACTTTATGCAAAGATGA